The stretch of DNA agagagagagagagagagagagagagagagagagagagagagagagagagagagagagagagagagagagagagagagagagagcgtttcactctgtggctgaccgcgggagagtggaGCGTGTGGGGCAAACTTCATTCTGGATCCGGCCCAGAGGCTGTGGGACGATCCGCAATGGCTTCACTCCATGTTTGATTCAGGGGTCtctgataggacagtgtggagggtgcaTCGCTCTTTTTCTGACACTCTGAATGAGTGATAAAATGGTGTGGAGCGAGTATCATTTAGTGTCTGACTCCGTCTGTGTATCAGCGGAGGGTTAGACGTTCCCCCAGTCTGTGCCTGACTGGAGAGTCTATGATGGATGATGTGGAGGAATCTTCGCTCTGTGTTTGATCCTGTGAACCATTgatgggacgttatggagggaaccTCATTCTGTGTCTCTGcccaggagtgtgcgatgggacagtgtggtaggagatacactctgtgtcttcaccccgtgagtgtgtgatggatggtttggagggaacttcactgttCCTGATCCTTGTTAATGTGCGTTTGGACGgcgtggggggagattcactctgtgcttgaACTCAGGTGTGCGTGATGAGACCGCGTGGCGGGAAATACACTCTGTGACACACCGCGCctgtgtgatgggaaagtgtgaAGAGATAATTCACTCCGTGTCTCACTGTttcttgttcctgatttccagagcaaacgtGTTCCAGGGACTGGGTCACAAATAAAGACCGGTGTTATTATGTTTCGACGTTTGAAACATCTTTCCCCAGAGCGATGCAAGAATGTTCAAACCGAGATTcaaggctgctggaaatcaatTCAAGGGATGAATCGGTATGTGTACAGCACGGGAAGATTCCACAGTAACACAGGAATcatcacacacacgcggtgtCAAGACATTGAGTGAAAATCCATAATACACTCCTGTAacgcacacccggggtcagacacagagtgaatctctctccaccccatcccatcacactctcccgtaaACAGTTTTCGATTCTCGCCATTAATCAAAGGGATTTAATTTTACAGAGTTTTGTTTTACGGTCTCTTGATCCCCAAGACCTTGATTACTGGCTTGGACAATGCGCGAACGGGTGAGTTTTGGACTGAACTGTGTGGTGGGAGATTGGGAATGACACTGTCCTGAGGGGAGAAAATCGGATTAGTTTACGGACTGAAGTAGGTTTGTGAGAAGAGAGTTGGGGCTGGGATTTGGTGTCGGGAGAGAACGATACAGGGGGAATATTTTAGGGAGAGATACGTGTCAGTCACAGGAGTGGGCAGCGAAATATTTTGACGATTTGCTGTCGGCCCCGGGGATTATTTCCCTGGGATTATTTTGGTGACTGACGCAGGGCTGTGCGCATTGGGCGATCCTGTGGAATTAGTTCGGGGTCTGACACAGTTCTGTAGGATGAAGTAGGCAGACTGGGATAGGTTTGACGACAGGCCTTACTCTGTGAGAAAGAGTTATGCAGCCAgatcagtttggggtctgacattgatctggggggagagagtgggacaactggatcagtttggggtctgacactgatctgaggggagagagtgggacaacaggatcagtttggggtctgacactgatctggggggagagagtgggacaactggatcagtttggggtctgacactgatctggggggagagagggggacaactggattagtttggggtctgacactgatcaGTAGGGTGCAGTAGGCAGACTGGGATAGGTTTGACGACAGGCCTTACTCTGTGAGAAAGAGTTATGCAGCCGGATCAGTTTAGGGTCTGACACTGACcttgggggagagagtgggacaactggATCAGTTCGGGGTCTGACACTGTCCCGAGGggagaaaatgggattagtttacggACTGAAGTAGGTTTGTGAGAAGAGAGTTGGGGCTGGGATTTGGTTTCGGGAGAGAACGATACAGGGGGAATATTTTAGGGAGAGATACGTGTCAGTCACAGGAGTGGGCAGCGAAATATTTTGACGATTTGCTGTCGGCCCCGGGGATTATTTCCCTGGGATTATTTTGGTGACTGACGCAGGGCTGTGCGCATTGGGCGATCCTGTGGAATTAGTTCGGGGTCTGACACAGTTCTGTAGGGTGAAGTAGGCAGACTGGGATAGGTTTGACGACAGGCCTTACTCTGTGAGAAAGAGTTATGCAGCCggatcagtttggggtctgacattgatctggggggagagagtgggacaactggatcagtttggggtctgacactgatctgaggggagagagtgggacaacagGATCAGTTcggggtctgacactgatctggggggagagtgggacaacaggatcagtttggggtctgacactgatctgggggggggagagtgggacaacaggatcagtttggggtctgacactgatctgaggggagagagtgggacaacaggatcagtttggggtctgacactgatctgggggggagagagtgggacaactggatcagtttggggtctgacactgatctggggggagagagtgggacaactggattagtttggggtctgacactgatcaGTAGGGTGCAGTAAGCAGACTGGGATAGGTTTGACGACAGGCCTTACTCTGTGAGAAAGAGTTATGCAGCCGGATCAGTTTAGGGTCTGACACTGACcttgggggagagagtgggacaactggATCAGTTCGGGGTCTGACACTGTCCCGAGGggagaaaatgggattagtttacggACTGAAGTAGGTTTGTGAGAAGAGAGTTGGGGCTGGGATTTGGTTTCGGGAGAGAACGATACAGGGGGAATATTTTAGGGAGAGATACGTGTCAGTCACAGGAGTGGGCAGCGAAATATTTTGACGATTTGCTGTCGGCCCCGGGGATTATTTCCCTGGGATTATTTTGGTGACTGACGCAGGGCTGTGCGCATTGGGCGATCCTGTGGAATTAGTTCGGGGTCTGACACAGTTCTGTAGGGTGAAGTAGGCAGACTGGGATAGGTTTGACGACAGGCCTTACTCTGTGAGAAAGAGTTATGCAGCCAgatcagtttggggtctgacattgatctggggggagagagtgggacaactggatcagtttggggtctgacactgatctgaggggagagagtgggacaacagGATCAGTTcggggtctgacactgatctggggggagagagtgggacaactggatcagtttggggtctgacactgatctggggggagagagtgggacaactggatcagtttggggtctgacactgatctgaggggagagagtgggacaactggatcagtttggggtctgacactgacctggggggggagagagtgggacaactggTTTAGTTTGGAGACCGATACGGGGATGTGGGCACAGAGTCGGTCAGTGGATCCAGTCTGCTGACTGACGCAGGGCTGAGAGAGCGGTGAGAGGCAATGGGATTAACCTGAAGACTGACATGAACTGTGGGAAGAGGAAGGAGCCGTGGGATGGATGTGGGGACCAACAGATGGTTGCATGATCAGATTGTGCCGATGGGATTAATTTCGGGACCTCGATAATCTCTAGGGGGAAGGATGGGAGTGTAAGATCCGTTTGGGGACTAAAATAGATTTGACGGTAGAACGTGGGGTGTTCGATTCGCATTGGGTCtgccacaggactgtggggaccgCGGGACGACGGGCCGGAGGCTGTTGgggaggtggtgtagttggattaATTATGCGACTGACACAGAGCAGTGGGGAGACATTGGGACACTAAAATTATTTtgggaatgacacagggctgtggtgattgCCCGGGTTTAATAGGATTAGTTTGACGACGGTCTCGTGTTCCGCCGGATCTGTTTAGTCTCTGTTCAAATTTTGTAACCATTTACTGATAGGAATGATGCCTATGGTCTGCTGTACAAGGTGACATCCGGAAGGACCTCCTGCAGTGAATGCAAATCGAGTGGAGGGAGTGACTATTGCCTTCATAATAATTACcatttcatctgtgagaagtctgcCCCCTGCTGCCCGGATATTCCTGCCAAGATCCAGGTTTTCTGTCAACAGCCCGGATAGCCGACTTGAATCAAAGGATTACCCCGCCTTTCCCTTCCttatccctcctccactctcactcacaccatcCTCTCAAAATAATCCCGACATTCTCTGCCCTACCTGCTTCTCTATTCTCCTCTTTTCGTAACCCCTTTCTCCCCACAACACATGGAAACCCCGATCTCCATCTATCCCGTTCTTTCTcgccatccctccccatcccgctctttctcactccctctaactctctctaccccatctccTCACCCTATTTTCTCGACCTTTCTCCGACTGCTATTTCTCCGCTCCCTCTTCCAACCTCTTTATATTTTTCTTCCTTTCCCCCTCTCTACCGCACTCTTTCCCTCTCCTCTCCGTTCCCTCAAACACTGcgtctctctgatctctctccctttatctcctttccacccactctcacctcaGTCTTGTGCCGTCTGGGTCTCGATACCTCAGCTCTGGGTAAAAGTCTGTGCGCATTCCCTCTGTCTGTGCCCCTCTTGAGTTTTTGCAACTCTGTAAGGTCAcagctacgctccagggaataaagaccccTTTATCTGAGATTTACACGGCCTGTAATTTCTTGTTGTGAAGCATCAGTGTGGATCAAAGATGTAATATCAATGTAAATTACAAATATTAATATATACCACAAAAATGTGGAGTTAGTTCTCGTGCGTTGAAAGATGTGATGGCGCAGTGGAAGAAGATGTCCCATTGCCTCTCTGTGTTTTggaatttctccccgtttagacaatagtccgcacatttatttctacaaccaatgtgcacgaccttgcattttccaacattgtgtttcatgTGCCAATTTGTTGAACATTCTTCTATTCTGTCTGTCCTTTTGCATCCTGCCTTTctactggttggtaagttgatggagaagatcaacCGAAATTagccatttcacacttatctggattgaacatctgccacattcttgctcagttttgcattctaccaatgtcccgctgttacctctgacagccccccacactatccacaatacatccaacctttgtgttatcagcaaacgtgctaacccatccctccactccctcatccaggtcattcataaaaatcatgaagagtaagggcccCAAAGAGATCCCCgagacactccactggtgaccgggGAGAATATGCATGCatactccatgcagaatatgacccgtctaacagcacgctttaccttctgtgggtaATGTCCTCTTTGATcctatgcctcattactttctcagcAAGCCTTGCacgggttaccttatcaaatgccttgctgaaatgcatatacactacatctactgctcttccttcatcattgtgtttagtcagatcctcaaaaaattcaatcaggcttgtgtggcacgaccttccctttaaaaagccatgctgactactcctcgaGTTTAGTTTATAAATTGAAAGAAGGCCAATATGTTTGGCGTCAGGAATAATCTGGCAAGTGCGGATTCggccaggttgttttctggcaaagatgtacctGCTAAGTTGAAGCCCAGGCGCTGTTTCTTAAGAATTGTGGGAGGtttggaaggagagaggaactTCAGTCTAGAGGATTGGGgaccacacactgtgaatggggaAGAGTGCCGGGTAACCAAAGGGCGGAGCAGATAGGAGTTGGGACTGGGTTTAACGTTTCGGAGATTCCTGATTAATTTCTGGACGCTCCGTTAAAGgaagtgtgagtgtctttggggAGGATACAGTGGGGATTCACTAGAATGCTGCCCGGTATAGAGGGCACTATCTATAGGCAGTGGTCAGAATTTTCGGtttcttttctctggagcggcgaaGGCGGAGGGGACAACTGGCAGAGGGATATCTCACTAGAACAGACACAGATGGACCAGAGAGCGGGTGTTATTTCCCCCAGGATACAAATGTCCAGTaaaagagggcatgcattgatgTGAGAGGGATAAGTTCAGAGGAGATGAGGTTGACAAGTTTTTCattcacacagagactggtgggtaatTGTACTGTGCTACCAGAGACGGTAGTGAGGGCAGATCGATATAGGCGTTTCACTGGCTCTTTGACAGACACGTGGATTTGCAGGGAATTGTTAGAGATGGTCGTGTGTTGGGCAGAAGGGACTTAGATTAATTGGTATATCaaaacattgcgggccgaaggatCTCCTCTGTTCGGTGATTTATGTTCACTGCTCTACAGGAGGGTCAGGGAGTGTTTTGAACTCATGGGATGGGAAACGCAGGGGGCGGGGTAGATGAAGGAATATGACGTTGCATTGAGAAACTCGGGGAACGACCTCTCGACCTGGGCAGTGAACGACCCGCACAGcgctcactactacacagacacacccctcaccgtgacaccgacacagccctcactattACACAGACacccacccccctcaccgtgacaccgacacagccctcactactacacagacacccacctcaccgtgacaccgacacagccctcactattacacagacacacccctcaccgtgataccgacacagccctcactactacacagacacccccccccaccgtgacaccgacacagccctcactactacacagacacccacccccctcaccgtgacaccgacacagccctcactactacacagacaccccccctcaccgtgacaccgacacagccctcactactacacagacacacccctcaccgtgacaccgacacacccctcactacta from Hemitrygon akajei unplaced genomic scaffold, sHemAka1.3 Scf000033, whole genome shotgun sequence encodes:
- the LOC140719957 gene encoding perlucin-like; translated protein: MGSEQPTRRDRSDRRIWLICVLTAALVITGICWSIHVSQIRQSLKRMHNDLRHQFTEMETKYRSVNETKAQICELLTSRREQTCSRDWVTNKDRCYYVSTFETSFPRAMQECSNRDSRLLEINSRDESSFVLRSLDPQDLDYWLGQCANGNDAYGLLYKVTSGRTSCSECKSSGGSDYCLHNNYHFICEKSAPCCPDIPAKIQVFCQQPG